The following proteins are co-located in the Imtechella halotolerans genome:
- a CDS encoding 4'-phosphopantetheinyl transferase family protein — protein sequence MALYKTITVNPNTKVLIWKIEESYEELEKGLTLTPKCLKRLESMKSDIHQKGFLSIRQLLKLAGYTPYDLYYDENGKPHLIDGKEISITHSFQFSSIIIGQENVGIDIEMMRPKILRIANKFTILEAYQTLGHEEAIVRKLTMVWCAKEALYKMYATPGLSFLQHIDIHDFFVETYRTLGNIIYQGKVTTYEIYFEEMEGFMCGYALKID from the coding sequence ATGGCCCTTTATAAAACTATAACGGTCAATCCTAATACCAAAGTATTGATTTGGAAGATTGAAGAATCATATGAAGAGCTCGAAAAAGGACTGACGCTCACGCCAAAATGTCTGAAACGACTTGAATCTATGAAATCGGATATACATCAGAAGGGATTTCTGAGCATCCGTCAATTATTGAAATTGGCGGGGTATACTCCATATGATTTATATTATGATGAGAATGGAAAACCTCACCTTATTGATGGTAAAGAAATTTCTATTACCCATTCTTTTCAGTTTTCTTCTATTATTATTGGGCAAGAAAATGTTGGAATTGATATAGAAATGATGCGTCCCAAAATTTTGAGAATTGCAAATAAGTTCACTATTTTGGAAGCATATCAGACCTTGGGTCACGAAGAGGCTATTGTTCGTAAATTAACCATGGTTTGGTGTGCCAAGGAGGCTCTCTATAAAATGTATGCAACCCCAGGATTAAGTTTTTTGCAACATATTGATATACATGATTTTTTTGTTGAAACCTACAGAACTCTAGGAAATATAATTTATCAAGGAAAAGTTACTACGTACGAAATTTATTTTGAAGAGATGGAAGGTTTTATGTGTGGTTACGCGTTGAAAATTGATTAG
- the pnuC gene encoding nicotinamide riboside transporter PnuC has product MSHIFDWIFDQYQGQPTHLVVLELIGVLFGFLSVWYAKKNNIWVYPTGIISTAVFVYILWHYGLLGDMIINAYYFSMSIYGWYIWTRKVDATHYTPITKTSSGEWKWSWILFVATLIFIYVVYNWFDKWNNWTAYTDAITTAIFFVGMWLMARKKIENWIYWIIGDLISVPLYWFKGLIFTSLQYLLFTIIAIYGYLAWKKLLNNNHQV; this is encoded by the coding sequence ATGAGCCACATTTTTGATTGGATTTTTGACCAGTATCAGGGACAGCCAACTCATTTGGTGGTGCTAGAGCTTATAGGAGTCCTGTTTGGTTTTCTAAGTGTATGGTATGCGAAAAAGAATAATATATGGGTATACCCAACCGGAATAATAAGTACTGCTGTTTTCGTTTATATTTTATGGCACTATGGGTTATTAGGTGATATGATCATAAATGCATACTATTTTAGTATGAGTATTTATGGTTGGTATATATGGACAAGGAAGGTAGATGCCACCCACTATACCCCCATTACAAAAACTTCCTCTGGCGAATGGAAATGGTCTTGGATTCTTTTTGTCGCAACTTTAATTTTTATCTACGTAGTGTATAATTGGTTTGATAAATGGAATAATTGGACTGCCTATACAGATGCCATCACAACCGCGATCTTTTTTGTAGGGATGTGGCTTATGGCTAGAAAAAAAATAGAAAACTGGATTTATTGGATTATAGGTGATTTAATATCAGTGCCTTTGTATTGGTTTAAAGGACTTATCTTTACCTCATTACAGTATTTATTATTCACTATAATAGCCATTTATGGATATCTAGCATGGAAGAAACTCTTAAACAACAATCATCAAGTATAA
- a CDS encoding AAA family ATPase: MEETLKQQSSSIIKVVLFGPESTGKTTLSEQLARYYSTVWVPEYAREYLQDKWNEERKTCELHDLIPIAQGQMRLENKLATKASKVLICDTDLLETKVYSETYYGGMCDPLLEKYAIKNTYDLYFLTYIDVPWEKDDLRDRPQERDEMFMHFKRALDKYNRPYLVLKGDKKTRLQTAVEAINNLLVLK; the protein is encoded by the coding sequence ATGGAAGAAACTCTTAAACAACAATCATCAAGTATAATTAAGGTCGTTCTTTTCGGTCCTGAATCTACAGGTAAAACAACTCTCTCCGAACAATTGGCAAGATATTATTCTACTGTTTGGGTTCCGGAATACGCACGTGAATATCTGCAGGATAAATGGAATGAAGAAAGAAAAACATGTGAGTTACATGACCTTATCCCAATAGCCCAGGGACAAATGAGGTTGGAGAATAAGTTAGCAACGAAAGCCTCGAAGGTCCTAATTTGTGATACCGATTTATTAGAAACTAAGGTTTATTCGGAGACCTATTATGGAGGAATGTGTGATCCATTACTTGAAAAATATGCTATCAAAAATACCTATGACTTGTATTTTCTAACCTATATAGATGTGCCTTGGGAAAAAGATGACTTAAGGGATCGACCTCAAGAACGTGATGAAATGTTTATGCATTTTAAAAGGGCATTAGATAAATATAATCGGCCTTATTTGGTCCTTAAAGGAGATAAAAAGACTCGTTTACAAACTGCTGTCGAGGCAATAAATAATCTTTTAGTTTTAAAATGA
- a CDS encoding thiamine-binding protein: MKVSVELTLTPLQNDFEPSIIHFIKKLRASGLTVLENPLSTQVYGEYDVVMNLLTREIKEAFELVDRGLLYMKIVKSDRHDYEPHF; this comes from the coding sequence ATGAAAGTATCTGTTGAACTTACACTTACACCATTACAAAATGATTTTGAACCTAGTATTATACATTTTATAAAAAAGTTAAGAGCATCAGGTTTAACGGTGTTAGAAAACCCATTGAGTACACAGGTTTATGGGGAATATGATGTAGTAATGAATTTGCTAACTAGAGAAATTAAAGAGGCATTTGAGCTTGTAGATAGGGGGCTTCTCTATATGAAGATTGTTAAATCTGATCGACATGATTATGAGCCACATTTTTGA